One genomic region from Cryptococcus gattii WM276 chromosome C, complete sequence encodes:
- a CDS encoding threonine aldolase, putative (Similar to TIGR gene model, INSD accession AAW42419.1~Probable threonine aldolase), which yields MVRIAYFKYACLMPTRISVPAIFPKRLTVTTTPIAMPIASSKPSAEVTLDVGGQANVDQLHRVSRDFRSDTITIPTDAQLLYSLKATRGDDVYGEDPSTAALEKRIAKLTGKEAAMFAVSGTMTNQLAIRTHMKQPPHSVITDWRAHVHKMEAGGIAMFSQATTHQIVPENGLHLTVEDIEPALQLGTNIHIAPTKLICLENTLSGMVFPQEEIVKIGEMARKHDIGMHLDGARIWNVAADVIAKRGLNPNKEEDLQTVLTELIAPFDSASLCLSKGLGAPIGSALVGTKEFIDRAKWFRKAFGGGIRQAGGIAASADYAITHHFPRLVKTHELASRLEHGLRELGCDILAPVDTNMVFFQPKPIGLPLDAVMARLAALPDPIIIGRERCVVHHQICPQAIEDFIGCIAEMKKEKEENGECKVTTLGQEEKDKLYRFVGSETNDETSEAELRKKAALGY from the exons ATGGTCCGCATCGCGTACTTTAAATACGCCTGCTTGATGCCAACAAGGATTTCCGTACCAGCTATCTTTCCAAAAAGATTAACCGTGACGACCACACCTATCGCTATGCCCATAGCTTCTTCCAAGCCCTCCGCAGAGGTAACCCTTGATGTTGGTGGACAAGCAAACGTCGATCAATTACACAGGGTATCTCGTGACTTTCGTA GTGATACCATTACTATTCCTACAGACGCTCAGCTCCTTTACTCTCTAAAGGCCACGAGAGGTGATGATGTATACGGTGAAGATCCTTCAACGGCGGCGCTTGAAAAACGCATAGCGAAACTCACCGGTAAGGAGGCTGCCATGTTTGCAGTCAGTGGCACCATGACCAATC AGCTGGCCATCAGAACACACATGAAACAACCACCGCACAGTGTAATCACTGACTGGCGAGCACATGTCCATAAGATGGAAG CTGGTGGGATCGCAATGTTTTCTCAGGCAACTACCCATCAAATTGTACCGGAAAATGGTTTACACTTGACCGTGGAGGATATCGAGCCGGCTTTGCAGCTGGGCACCAATATTCACATTGCTCCTACGAAGCTTATTTGCCTCGAGAATACTTTGTCTGGCATGGTTTTCCCGCAAGAGGAGATCGTGAAGATTGGGGAAATGGCAAGGAAACATGACATCGGCATGCATCTTGATGGCGCGAGGATCTGGAACGTTGCTGCCGATGTTATCGCGAAGAGAGGACTGAATCCCAATAAAGAGGAGGATCTCCAGACTGT TCTTACCGAACTTATTGCTCCCTTTGACTCGGCATCGCTCTGCCTCTCTAAGGGCCTAGGTGCACCTATTGGTTCGGCATTGGTCGGTACTAAAGAATTCATCGACCGCGCCAAGTGGTTCCGCAAGGCTTTTGGGGGAGGTATCAGGCAGGCTGGCGGGATAGCTGCGTCTGCGGATTACGCTATAACGCATCACTTCCCAAGACTTGTAAAGACACACGAACTTGCATCGCGACTGGAGCATGGGTTGAGAGAGCTGGGGTGTGATATCCTAGCGCCAGTGGACACCAACATG GTATTTTTCCAACCTAAACCAATTGGACTCCCTCTCGACGCTGTCATGGCCAGGCTGGCTGCTCTTCCTGACCCCATCATTATCGGTCGTGAACGTTGCGTTGTCCATCATCAGATTTGCCCGCAAGCGATTGAAGATTTTATTGGCTGTATCGCCGaaatgaagaaagaaaaagaagaaaacgGCGAGTGCAAGGTTACCACGCTAGGGCAGGAGGAGAAAGACAAATTGTATAGGTTTGTAGGTTCGGAAACCAATGACGAAACGAGCGAAGCCGAATTGAGAAAGAAGGCTGCTTTGGGATATTAA
- a CDS encoding Aminotransferase, putative (Similar to TIGR gene model, INSD accession AAW42421.1): MSPRIATLLSRTIRTSTRSFASTSVNMSAPVRTSAQWSDFGREHVSHGLGRIKDHVIVKGEGLNLHTADGKKLLDFTAGIGVTNLGHCHPAVSKAAAEQINNLVHLQCSIAFHQPYLELIEKLLPVMPHSSLDQFFFWNSGSEAVEAAVKLTRKATGKQNVIVFQGAYHGRTMGSGSMTRSKPIYTQSTGPLMPGVIATPYPYWHSLGVSPSTSEEELVNIAKYQLDLLLRQQTSPKDVAAIFIEPVQGEGGYVPCPPAFLKHLREVCDKHGILLVVDEVQTGFFRTGKYFAVSSIPDFRPDVLVFAKGIANGFPLSGIASTKKLMDTLDVGSLGGTYAGNAVACAAGIAAQEIYASGEIEKNVAARSEQLFTALNKLASSEKTKHLIADVRGVGLMTAIEFRSASDPLTHEGLPEGAKIPKDIGKRVQAYCLEKDLLVLTTSCFDTIRFIPALVINEEEMKRAMDIFTEAVEKVALEA, from the exons ATGTCCCCTCGAATCGCCACTCTTCTCTCTCGGACTATCCGCACCTCCACCAGGTCTTTCGCCTCCACCTCCGTTAACATGTCTGCCCCTGTCCGCACTTCTGCCCAATGGTCTGACTTTGGCCGTGAACACGTCTCTCACGGTCTTGGTCGAATAAAGGACCATGTCATCGTCAAGGGTGAGGGCCTCAACCTTCATACCGCTGATGGCAAGAAGTTGCTCGACTTCACTGCAGGTATCGGAGTTACTAACCTTGGACA CTGCCACCCCGCGGTCTCCAAGGCTGCTGCTGAACAGATCAACAACCTCGTTCACCTCCAGTGCTCCATCGCTTTCCACCAGCCCTATCTTGAACTCATTGAGAAGCTTCTCCCTGTTATGCCCCACTCCTCCCTTGACcagttcttcttctggAACTCTGGTTCCGAGGCTGTTGAGGCCGCCGTCAAGCTCACCAGGAAGGCTACCGGCAAGCAGAACGTAATTGTCTTCCAGGGCGCTTACCACGGCCGAACCATGGGTTCCGGTTCCATGACCAGGTCTAAGCCCATCTACACCCAGAGCACCGGACCTTTGATG CCCGGCGTCATTGCCACTCCCTACCCGTACTGGCACTCCCTTGGCGTTTCTCCTTCTACTTCCGAGGAGGAACTCGTCAACATCGCCAAATACCAGCTTGACCTTCTCCTTCGTCAGCAAACTAGCCCCAAGGATGTTGCCGCCATCTTCATTGAGCCCGTCCAGGGTGAGGG TGGTTACGTCCCTTGCCCTCCTGCCTTTTTGAAGCATCTTCGAGAGGTTTGCGACAAGCACGGTATCCTTCTCGTTGTCGATGAAGTTCAGACTGGTTTCTTCCGAACCGGCAAGTACTTTGCCGTCAGTTCCATTCCCGATTTCCGACCCGACGTCCTTGTCTTCGCCAAGGGTATCGCCAACGGTTTCCCCCTCTCCGGTATCGCCTCCACTAAGAAGCTCATGGATACTCTTGACGTTGGTTCTTTGGGTGGCACTTATGCCGGTAACGCCGTTGCCTGTGCCGCCGGTATCGCCGCTCAGGAAATCTATGCCTCTGGTGAGATTGAGAAGAATGTTGCCGCTCGATCCGAGCAGCTCTTCACCGCCCTCAACAAGCTTGCCTCCTCCGAGAAGACCAAGCACCTTATTGCTGATGTGCGAGGTGTTGGTCTCATGACTGCCATCGAATTCCGTTCTGCTTCCGACCCTCTTACCCACGAGGGATTGCCCGAGGGCGCCAAGATCCCCAAGGACATTGGCAAGAGGGTTCAGGCTTACTGCCTTGAGAAGGACTTATTGGTTCTTACCACCTCTTGCTTCGACACTATCAGATTCATTCCTGCTTTGGTCATCAacgaggaggagatgaagagggCGATGGACATTTTCACCGAGGCCGTTGAGAAGGTTGCCCTCGAGGCATAG
- a CDS encoding amidophosphoribosyltransferase, putative (Similar to TIGR gene model, INSD accession AAW42423.1~Amidophosphoribosyltransferase (Glutamine phosphoribosylpyrophosphate amidotransferase) (ATASE)): protein MCGIIGLLLHDPLATQTILAGTELAEGLSLLQHRGQDAAGVVTCGSGGRFYQVKANGMVRDVFDEAAVAGLKGWMGIGHARYPTAGSSAHAEAQPFYVNSPYGICFAHNGNMVNTPALRQFLDVDAHRHINTDSDSELLLNILANNLQKTGKFRINEEDIFTAVGDLTKACVGAYACVAMIAGFGLVVFRDPNGIRPVGIATRKGARGGLDYLVASENIVAQGLGFNDWEDVKGGEAIIITREKVTRRQVAEPQVFSPDIFEYVYFARPDSTIDGISVYRSRMAMGEYLAETAKKELAKAGLSVDVVIPVPDTSRVAALQLAQHLGIPYREGFVKNRYVGRTFIMPGQTQRRKNVRRKLNAMPMEFADKVVMLVDDSIVRGTTSKEIVQMAKDVGAKKVVFASCAPPIRHSNVYGIDMPSPQELVAHGRTTEEIAEHIGVDLVIYQTLEDLVASCKQFNPSIEQFDCSVFTGEYVTGGVDDRYLEHLMRLRNDNAKAKKNQAAVEQSEVQLGCSGPMNGSDSLIGLPNHSPKIGPSAALSPNDTVGLHNSWFGS, encoded by the exons A TGTGCGGTATCATCGGTCTCCTCCTTCACGACCCTCTGGCCACGCAGACCATTCTTGCGGGCACAGAGCT TGCTGAGGGTCTTTCCCTTTTACAGCACCG TGGCCAGGACGCCGCTGGTGTCGTCACTTGCGGGTCGGGTGGTCGATTCTATCAGGTCAAGGCGAATGGTATGGTCAGGGATGTATTTGATGAGGCTGCCGTTGCTGGTCTCAAGGGCTGGATGGGTATCGGTCACG CTCGATACCCCACGGCGGGCAGTTCTGCTCATGCCGAGGCCCAGCCTTTCTATGTCAACTCTCCTTATGGAATCTGCTTCGCCCAC AACGGCAACATGGTCAACACCCCCGCTTTGAGACAGTTCCTTGATGTCGACGCTCATAGGCATATCAACACTGATTCTGACTCTGAGCTTCTTCTCAACATCCTTGCCAACAACCTTCAAAAGACTGGGAAGTTCCGTATCAATGAGGAAGATATTTTCACTGCCGTCGGTGATCTTACCAAAGCCTGTGTTGGTGCCTACGCTTGTGTGGCCATGATTGCTGGTTTTGGTCTTGTGGTCTTTAGGGACCCCAACGGTATCCGACCTGTGGGCATCGCCACCAGGAAAGGTGCCCGGGGCGGACTTGACTATTTGGTCGCGAGTGAGAACATTGTTGCTCAGGGATTGGGTTTCAACGATTGGGAGGACGTCAAGGGTGGTGAAgccatcatcatcacccGTGAAAAAGTCACTCGTCGCCAAGTTGCCGAACCTCAAGTCTTCTCTCCCGACATTTTCGAGTATGTCTATTTTGCGCGACCCGACTCCACGATCGACGGTATCAGTGTCTACCGAAGCCGAATGGCCATGGGAGAGTACCTCGCTGAGACAGCCAAGAAGGAGTTGGCCAAGGCTGGTTTATCTGTGGATGTGGTGATTCCTGTGCCCGACACCTCTCGAGTAGCCGCTTTGCAACTTGCTCAACATCTTGGAATCCCTTACCGAGAAGGGTTTGTCAAGAACCGTTATGTTGGTAGAACTTTCATCATGCCGGGGCAGACGCAGCG ACGCAAGAACGTTCGACGAAAGCTCAATGCCATGCCCATGGAGTTTGCTGACAAGGTTGTCATGCTTGTTGATG ATTCCATTGTTCGAGGCACCACCTCCAAGGAGATTGTGCAAATGGCCAAGGATGTGGGAGCCAAGAAGGTCGTTTTCGCATCCTGTGCGCCTCCCATCCG TCACTCGAACGTTTATGGTATCGACATGCCTTCACCCCAAGAGCTCGTCGCCCATGGTCGAACCACCGAAGAAATTGCCGAGCACATTGGCGTCGACCTCGTCATTTACCAAACTCTTGAAGACCTAGTTGCCTCGTGCAAGCAATTTAACCCTTCCATCGAACAATTCGACTGCTCCGTCTTTACCGGTGAATACGTTACTGGCGGTGTCGATGACAGATACCTCGAACACTTGATGAGGTTGAGAAATGACAATGCTAAAGCCAAAAAAAATCAAGCTGCTGTTGAGCAGTCAGAAGTGCAGCTTGGCTGCAGCGGACCCATGAACGGATCCGACTCTCTTATTGGTTTACCCAACCATTCTCCCAAAATCGGACCGTCTGCTGCACTTTCTCCTAACGATACTGTCGGTCTTCATAACTCTTGGTTCGGCTCATAG
- a CDS encoding uncharacterized protein (Similar to TIGR gene model, INSD accession AAW42425.1), whose product MGDKLPSIKLNDEEGNTVDVSTLIGEKGVVFFLYPKADTPGCTNQACGYRDMYDEIAAFGYEVYGLSKDTPTAQQKWKTKKSLTYHLLSDPKSKLIKRLGAFVPPKNTKRSHFIFEKGTGNLIDVAIGVKPAEDPNNVLGFLTEKYS is encoded by the exons ATGGGAGATAAGCTCCCAAGCATCAAATTGAATGACGAGGAGGGGAACACGGTTGATGTTTCGACATTGATCGGTGAGAAGGGCgttgtcttcttcttgtaCCCCAAG GCTGATACACCAGGATGTACTAACCAAGCATGTGGCTACAGAGACATGTACGACGAAATTGCGGCATTCGGGTATGAGGTTTATGGACTTTCAAAAGATACTCCAACCGCACAACAAAAG TGGaaaaccaaaaaatctCTCACCTATCATCTTCTCAGTGATCCCAAGAGCAAGCTGATCAAAAG GCTGGGTGCATTCGTTCCTCCCAAAAA CACCAAGCGTTCTCATTTTATTTTCGAGAAGGGAACAGGCAATCTTATCGACGTTGCTATCGGCGTCAAGCCCGCAGAAGA CCCTAACAATGTTCTCGGTTTCTTAACTGAGAAATATTCATAA